Proteins from one Methanofollis sp. genomic window:
- a CDS encoding ABC transporter substrate-binding protein: MTIYLGIDDTNADGTPGTGKIARAAAAALARDFPVLGVTRHQLYRHDDIPATTHNAALCVHLDGTGNAAGGQIFAYAKDFISRSAAPGSNPGICVASDGQIISEVTAFAEDAKTCVLSLNEARTVARRAGMLVEGFGTMRGLIGAVAAVGLAASGNDGRYVQKGTLRDLSGRCTVSVVLAAGVDEVRSTAGAVIADGTVTFQEFPKPALEGGRAVLYVEPDGEGYRDVRSG, from the coding sequence ATGACGATCTATCTCGGCATTGACGACACCAATGCGGATGGCACCCCGGGCACCGGCAAGATCGCCCGTGCCGCCGCCGCCGCCCTTGCCAGGGATTTCCCTGTCCTTGGCGTAACCCGGCACCAGCTGTATCGCCACGATGACATTCCTGCGACGACCCACAATGCGGCCCTCTGCGTGCACCTCGACGGGACCGGGAATGCTGCGGGGGGGCAGATCTTTGCCTATGCGAAGGACTTCATATCCCGGAGTGCGGCCCCGGGGAGCAATCCTGGCATCTGTGTTGCGTCCGATGGCCAGATCATCTCCGAGGTTACTGCCTTTGCAGAGGACGCAAAAACCTGCGTGCTCTCCCTGAACGAGGCGCGCACTGTTGCACGCCGAGCCGGCATGCTCGTCGAGGGCTTCGGCACGATGCGAGGGCTCATCGGCGCCGTTGCCGCCGTTGGGCTTGCGGCATCAGGAAATGACGGCAGGTACGTACAGAAAGGGACGCTGCGCGACCTCTCGGGCAGGTGCACTGTCAGTGTCGTCCTTGCGGCAGGCGTCGATGAGGTAAGGAGCACTGCGGGGGCCGTGATCGCCGATGGGACTGTCACCTTCCAGGAGTTTCCGAAGCCGGCTCTGGAAGGGGGGCGTGCCGTCCTGTACGTGGAACCTGACGGCGAGGGCTACCGGGACGTGCGGTCGGGCTGA